TCTCCGATTGTAAGAACAACGTCTTCGAGTTTCCACTGAACATCGTCGGATAGTACGGCAAGCGTCTTCCTGATCTTTTTAAGCTTTTCAGTTCTCTTTTGCATCGGCCCTTCCCCCATTTTCCTCTCGTTTTTCTGCTTCGGGATGCCTGATGACCAGGCTCAGCAGAGCGCCCGCTACGCTTAGCACGGCCGAGACTATGTAGCTTATCTCATACCCGCCGGTAATATCACGGGCAATTCCTCCGAGCAATGGTCCGATAACACCGCCAACACCCCACGCCGTTATCATCACACCGTAATTCGCTCCCAGATTCTTAACACCGTAAAAGTCCGCCGTCACTACCGGAAAGATTGCAAGCATTCCACCAAATGTGAACCCTACAACGCTCTTACCGATTAATAAGGCAAGAGGATTTGTTAACGAGCTGAACAGGAAATAAACAAGTGCCTGTATGGCAAACATAGCGAAGAGTGTAGCCGTTCTCCCAATAAAGTCGGAAATGCTCCCCCAGGTAACCCGGCCAATGAAATTGAAGATTGCATATACAACCACGAGAAGAAAGCCGTTACTAATCGATGCCTGCTCGAGACCGATCTTAGACATCTGGCCAATAATGAGTAATCCAGCAAATGTTCCAAAGAAGAACATGGTCCACAATATGTAGAACTGAGGTGTTCTCACCATCTCCTTGAGGGTATAGTCCTTTGAGGCCAGTCTGTGGGTCTTTCTTGGTTTCTTCTTCAGTTTTACCTTTTCGACTCCCTCCTGGGGATTACTTATGAAGAACGAGAGAGTGAAGACTATGAGAAAGAATAGAAGACCCAGTATCATAAGGGCCGTGGGAAGACCAAACAGCCCAATGAGACCTGACGTCAGCGGCGCAATATACACAGGCGCCAGGCCGAAGCCACTGACAACGATTCCCGATATAAGCCCTCTATGGTCGGAATGGAACCACTTCACTGCGGCCGGGGTTGGCGATGAATAACCGAAACCCATTGCAAGTCCGAAGACAATACCGAAGAAAAATGTCAGACCTGCAACCGAAAGGTTCAGGCCGGAAAAGAAGAAACCCAGACCGGCAAGGATCGATGAAACGAAGAGAACTGGTCTCGGACCAAACTTGTCCTGAAGCTTTCCTCCCGGAATCATGGTGAGAGCGAAAACCGCCGAAGCCAGCATGTAAGGGATTTGAGTCTG
This window of the Mesotoga sp. UBA6090 genome carries:
- a CDS encoding L-lactate MFS transporter, with amino-acid sequence MDNTKKAWLVVFSGLGVNLTLGVLYSWGIISAALIDDFKWTATQTQIPYMLASAVFALTMIPGGKLQDKFGPRPVLFVSSILAGLGFFFSGLNLSVAGLTFFFGIVFGLAMGFGYSSPTPAAVKWFHSDHRGLISGIVVSGFGLAPVYIAPLTSGLIGLFGLPTALMILGLLFFLIVFTLSFFISNPQEGVEKVKLKKKPRKTHRLASKDYTLKEMVRTPQFYILWTMFFFGTFAGLLIIGQMSKIGLEQASISNGFLLVVVYAIFNFIGRVTWGSISDFIGRTATLFAMFAIQALVYFLFSSLTNPLALLIGKSVVGFTFGGMLAIFPVVTADFYGVKNLGANYGVMITAWGVGGVIGPLLGGIARDITGGYEISYIVSAVLSVAGALLSLVIRHPEAEKREENGGRADAKEN